The nucleotide sequence TCGCAGCGAGAACGCCGACTACCAGTACAACAAGAAGCTGCTGCGCGAAATCGACCGGCGGGTGCGTTACTTGCGCAAGCGCCTGGAAGACATGCGTGTGGTGGAGTACATGCCCGAGCAGGAGGGGAAGGTGTTTTTCGGCGCCTGGGTCGAGATTGAAAACGAACAGGGCGAGACCAAGCGTTTTCGTATCGTCGGCTATGACGAGATTTATGATCGGATGGACTATATTTCCATCGATTCACCAATGGCCCGTGCGCTGCTGCGCAAGGAAGTCGACGATGAGGCCATTGTGCAGACCCCGGGAGGTGAGGTGTGCTGGTGGATCACCGCTATCGAGTACGTGAAGTAAGCGACATTGACCCGCCCCCCGTGAGGCAGGCGGGTCATGGACCGCTCAGCCCTCGCGCAAAACCGTCAGCGGGCTGGCATTCAGCGCACGGCGCGTGCCGAACACCCCGGCACCGCCGATCAATGCGGCGCCGATCACAGGCAGCAGCAACAGCCAGGGGTGCGGTTGCCAGGCCAGGTCGAAGGCATAGCGGTACAGCACCCACGTCACCAACTCGGTACCCAGTGCCGCCAGCAAGCCGCTGACTGCGCCCAGCAAGCCAAACTCGATGCGCCGCGCCTTGACCAGCAGCTTGCGCTCCGCGCCCAGTGCCCGGAGCAGTGCACCTTGGCGAATACGCTCATCCAAGGTGGCTTGCAGGCCGGAGAACAGCACCGCCATCCCAGCGGCCAGCACAAACAACAACACGTACTCCACCGCCAGTGTCACTTGGGCGAGGATGCTGCGCAGTTGCTCCAGCAGCGCCTCGACCTGCAGGATGGTCACCGCCGGGAAGGCGCGGGACAGATCAACGATCTGCTGATCATGCCCTGGCGCGAGGTAGAAGCTGGTCAGGTAGGTGGCCGGCAGGTCCGTCAAGGTTCCCGGTTGGAAAATCATGAAGAAGTTCGGCTGGAAGTTATCCCAGTTGATGGTTCGCAGGCTGGCAACCCGCGCCTCACGGTTTTCCCCGGCGATGGTGAACACCAGGTGATCGTTCAACTTGAGCTTGAGGCTCTGCGCGACCTTGGCTTCTACCGAGACTCCGGGCATTCCATCGGGGGGTTGTTGCGACCACCATGAGCCTTCGGTCAGGGTATTGCCCGGCGGCAGGTCGGCGGCCCAGGTCAGGCTCAAGTCGCGTTGTACGGCGCGGTCACCGCTGGAGTCCTTGCTGACTATTTCCTGTACCGGCTCGCCATTGATACTGATCAACCGACCTGGCACGACCGGGTACAGCGGCGCGGATTGCGCCTGCACTTCCAGCAGGCGGGCACCAAAGGCGTCCTTATCGGCCGGCAGGATATTCAGGGCGAAATAGTTGGGGGCGTCCTTGGGCA is from Pseudomonas marginalis and encodes:
- the greB gene encoding transcription elongation factor GreB, with the protein product MSTKLITKEGHEALKKELDYLWREKRPDTTRKVTWAASLGDRSENADYQYNKKLLREIDRRVRYLRKRLEDMRVVEYMPEQEGKVFFGAWVEIENEQGETKRFRIVGYDEIYDRMDYISIDSPMARALLRKEVDDEAIVQTPGGEVCWWITAIEYVK